The Mus caroli chromosome 1, CAROLI_EIJ_v1.1, whole genome shotgun sequence genome has a window encoding:
- the Fcmr gene encoding fas apoptotic inhibitory molecule 3 translates to MDLWLWLLYFLPVSGALRVLPEVQLDVEWGGSIIIECPLPQLHVRMYLCRQMANPRICSTVVSNNFVKKEYKRRVTLKPCLDKKLFLVEMTQLTENDNGIYACGMGMNTGRGKTQKITLNVHNEYPEPFWEDEWTSEPPRWLHRFLQHQMPWLHRSEHASSSGVIAKVTTPTPKTESPLVHQPSSIAPVTQHPRVYRAFSVSATKSPALLPATTASKTSTQQAIRPLEASYSHHTRLHEQRTLHHGPHYGREDRGLHIPIPEFHILIPTFLGFLLLVLLGLVVKRAIQRRRASSRRAGRLAMRRRGRGASRPFPTQRRDGPQRPRSQNNVYSACPRRARGPDSVGPAEAPLLNAPASASPASPQVLEAPWTHAPSLKMSCEYVSLGYQPAVNLEDPDSDDYINIPGPSHLPSYAPGPRSSCQ, encoded by the exons ATGGACCTTTGGCTTTGGTTACTTTACTTCCTGCCAG TGTCTGGGGCCCTGAGAGTCCTCCCAGAAGTACAGCTGGATGTAGAGTGGGGTGGATCCATTATCATCGAATGCCCGCTCCCTCAACTACATGTGAGGATGTATCTGTGTCGGCAGATGGCCAACCCTAGGAtatgctctactgtggtgtccaACAACTTTGTCAAGAAGGAATACAAAAGGCGAGTCACACTGAAGCCATGCTTGGATAAGAAGCTATTCCTAGTGGAGATGACACAGCTGACAGAAAATGACAATGGAATCTATGCCTGTGGTATGGGCATGAACACAGGCAGAGGCAAGACCCAGAAAATCACCCTCAATGTCCATAATG AATACCCAGAACCATTCTGGGAAGATGAATGGACCTCTGAGCCGCCAAGATGGTTGCACAGATTTCTGCAGCATCAGATGCCCTGGCTCCACAGGAGTGAACATGCCAGCTCTTCTGGAGTCATAGCCAAAG TTACCACACCAACTCCAAAGACTGAGTCCCCTCTGGTTCACCAGCCCTCCAGCATCGCTCCAGTAACCCAACATCCCAGAGTTTACAGAGCATTTTCTGTGTCAGCTACCAAGTCCCCGGCGCTCCTGCCAGCTACCACAGCCTCAAAGACTTCCACTCAGCAAGCAATCAGGCCCCTAGAGGCCAGCTACAGCCACCACACCAGACTTCATGAGCAAAG GACACTCCACCACGGCCCACATTATGGGAGAGAAGACCGAGGGCTTCACATCCCCATCCCAGAATTTCACATCCTGATTCCGACCTTCCTGGGCTTTCTCTTGCTGGTTCTTTTGGGACTGGTGGTAAAAAGAGCCATTCAAAGGAGGAGAG CCTCCTCCAGACGTGCGGGCCGACTGGCGATGAGGAGGCGAGGCCGGGGGGCTTCCCGCCCGTTCCCTACACAGCGCCGGGATGGCCCGCAGAGGCCGCGCTCGCAGAACAACGTCTACAGCGCCTGCCCCCGGCGCGCACGGGGACCAGACAGCGTGG GTCCAGCAGAGGCTCCCCTCCTCAACGCCCCAGCCTCAGCGTCCCCCGCCTCGCCGCAG GTACTTGAAGCTCCTTGGACCCACGCCCCATCTCTGAAGATGAGCTGTGAATACGTGAGCTTGGGCTACCAGCCTGCTGTCAACCTGGAAGACCCTGATTCAGATGATTACATCAATATTCCTGGCCCATCTCATCTCCCTAGCTATGCCCCAGGGCCCAGATCTTCATGCCAATGA
- the Il24 gene encoding interleukin-24: protein MSWGLQILPCLSLILLLWNQVPGLQGQEFRFGSCQVTGVVLPELWEAFWTMKNTVQTQDDITSVRLLKPQVLRNVSDAESCYLAHSLLKFYLNTVFKNYHSKIAKFKVLRSFSTLANNFIVIMSQLQPSKDNSMLPISESAHQRFLLFRRAFKQLDTEVALVKAFGEVDILLTWMQKFYHL from the exons ATGAGTTGGGGACTACAGATTCTCCCCTGCCTGAGCCTAATCCTTCTTCTTTGGAACCAAGTACCAGGGCTTCAGGGTCAAGAGTTCCGATTTGGGTCTTGCCAAGTGACCGGGGTGGTTCTCCCAGAACTGTGGGAGGCCTTCTGGACTATGAAGAACACTGTG CAAACTCAGGATGACATCACAAGCGTCCGGCTGTTGAAGCCACAGGTTCTGCGGAACGTCTCG GATGCTGAGAGCTGTTACCTTGCCCACAGCCTGCTGAAGTTCTACTTGAACACTGTTTTCAAGAACTACCACAGCAAAATAGCCAAATTCAAGGTCTTGAGGTCATTCTCCACTCTGGCCAACAACTTCATAGTCATCATGTCACAACTACAGCCCAGT AAGGACAATTCCATGCTTCCCATTAGTGAGAGTGCACACCAGCGGTTTTTGCTGTTCCGCAGAGCATTCAAACAG TTGGATACAGAAGTCGCTTTGGTGAAAGCTTTTGGGGAAGTGGACATTCTCCTGACCTGGATGCAGAAATTCTACCATCTCTGA